One genomic region from Rosa rugosa chromosome 1, drRosRugo1.1, whole genome shotgun sequence encodes:
- the LOC133743393 gene encoding F-box protein CPR1-like, which translates to MSDALCSRRQKQVVLSGTAPSSESVDLDCVIDDILSRLPAKSLLRFRCVCKAWRALISDPYFIRKHLSCINTKISTSYSLLTRSEIFRSAEYEAILKCLSHDDPLPSRRLDFPVLDRLVCISNILIVGSCNGLICLILDFVTEESFTFMLWNPCTGEYQVLPQPPVHASRGCFFGFGYDSTTDDYKVIVGSSIYEFVVVFMLKKGSWRKLERLNRYFVVNWFGCLVNEALHWVLPQEEDGRLIASRIVSFDLREEKFRDIPFPYPPDANDWQGLIPDVGILCNCLTLEFQTMYGGVGSNIRIWVMKDYGVKESWTEVINIPSEDLDEDELCTSIACISENGEILMQLGVMGAFPMALYNPREKTCRIVMHNHDSVDSTAPYIETLVSPLTGSTGASV; encoded by the coding sequence ATGTCGGACGCTCTCTGCAGTCGGCGGCAGAAACAAGTAGTTCTCTCCGGTACCGCACCTAGCTCCGAGTCTGTTGATTTAGATTGCGTCATTGACGACATCCTCTCACGGCTACCGGCCAAATCGCTGCTCCGATTCCGATGTGTGTGCAAAGCATGGCGGGCCTTGATCTCCGACCCTTATTTCATCAGAAAGCACCTCAGCTGCATCAACACCAAAATCAGCACCAGCTACTCTCTCCTTACCAGATCTGAAATTTTCCGATCCGCAGAGTACGAAGCAATATTGAAGTGTTTGAGCCATGATGATCCTCTTCCAAGCAGAAGGCTTGATTTTCCTGTACTTGATCGACTGGTTTGTATTTCTAACATTTTAATAGTTGGCAGTTGCAATGGCTTGATATGTCTAATACTTGATTTTGTTACTGAAGAATCCTTTACCTTTATGTTATGGAATCCTTGTACCGGAGAATACCAGGTCCTACCACAACCTCCCGTTCATGCCTCCCGCGGATGTTTTTTCGGGTTCGGTTATGATTCAACCACTGATGACTACAAAGTAATAGTGGGTAGCTCTATATATGAATTTGTTGTTGTCTTTATGCTAAAAAAGGGTTCATGGAGGAAGCTTGAAAGGCTCAACAGGTATTTCGTGGTGAATTGGTTTGGGTGTTTAGTTAACGAAGCTCTGCATTGGGTATTGCCGCAAGAGGAAGACGGTAGGTTAATCGCTTCAAGAATAGTGTCATTTGATTTACGGGAGGAGAAATTTCGTGATATTCCATTCCCCTATCCTCCCGATGCAAATGACTGGCAGGGTTTAATTCCAGATGTTGGAATTCTTTGTAATTGCTTAACTCTAGAGTTTCAGACCATGTATGGCGGAGTTGGCAGCAATATAAGGATATGGGTTATGAAGGACTATGGAGTCAAGGAATCTTGGACTGAAGTCATAAACATCCCTTCAGAGGATTTGGATGAAGATGAACTGTGTACAAGCATTGCATGCATTTCTGAGAATGGTGAGATTTTGATGCAGCTGGGAGTTATGGGCGCTTTCCCCATGGCATTATATAATCCGAGGGAGAAGACATGTAGGATTGTCATGCACAATCATGATTCCGTGGATTCTACTGCTCCTTATATAGAAACTTTAGTTTCACCATTAACCGGCAGTACTGGCGCAAGCGTGTGA
- the LOC133731895 gene encoding F-box protein CPR1-like: MLWNPCTGEYRVLPQPPVHSSRECFFGFSYDSTTDDYKVILGNSYLSGYEYVVVFMLKGGSWRKIERLNRYFGVSWVGCLVNEALHWVLKEVEDGRLITSRIVSFDLAEEKFHEIPFPHPPNPNDNGFLIAEVGNPCNCLTLVFQTVYCDVAGNLKLWVMKEYGVKESWTEVINISPEVMDEDENIPLEFMYDGEPYTYMACISDNGEILMQLEPVGTLALYNPREKKYRTVMGYPDYMYETAPYIETLVSPVTGSTGASV, from the coding sequence ATGTTATGGAATCCTTGTACCGGAGAATACCGGGTCCTACCACAGCCTCCCGTTCATTCCTCCCGAGAATGTTTTTTCGGGTTCAGTTATGATTCAACCACTGATGATTACAAAGTAATACTGGGGAATAGCTATTTATCTGGTTATGAATATGTTGTTGTCTTTATGCTCAAAGGGGGTTCATGGAGGAAGATTGAAAGGCTCAACAGGTATTTCGGGGTGAGTTGGGTAGGGTGTTTAGTTAACGAAGCTCTGCATTGGGTATTGAAGGAAGTGGAAGACGGTAGGTTAATTACTTCAAGGATAGTGTCATTTGATTTAGCGGAGGAGAAATTTCATGAGATTCCATTTCCCCATCCTCCCAATCCAAATGACAATGGGTTTTTGATTGCCGAAGTTGGAAATCCTTGTAATTGCTTAACTCTAGTCTTTCAAACCGTGTATTGTGATGTTGCTGGCAATTTAAAGTTGTGGGTTATGAAGGAGTATGGAGTCAAGGAATCTTGGACTGAAGTCATAAACATCTCTCCAGAGGTTATGGATGAAGATGAAAACATCCCTTTAGAGTTTATGTATGATGGTGAACCGTATACATACATGGCATGCATTTCTGATAATGGCGAGATTTTGATGCAGCTGGAACCTGTAGGCACCTTGGCATTATATAACCCAAGGGAAAAGAAATATAGGACTGTCATGGGCTATCCTGATTACATGTATGAAACTGCCCCTTATATAGAAACTTTAGTTTCACCAGTAACCGGCAGTACTGGCGCAAGTGTGTGA